Proteins encoded together in one Falco biarmicus isolate bFalBia1 unplaced genomic scaffold, bFalBia1.pri scaffold_245, whole genome shotgun sequence window:
- the LOC130143326 gene encoding vigilin-like, with amino-acid sequence MSSVALLTQESFAEHRSGLTQQQVKVTALNSEEEKDPPTYEEAFPALPEKAPCLEAAREPAGPWSKIRPIKASVITQVFHVPLEERKYKGMNQFGEGEQAKICLDIMRKTGAHLELSLAKDQGLSIVVSGKAEAVTKARKQIVARLQTRASATVAIPKEHHRFVIGKKGERLQDLKLKTATKMQIPRPDDPSNQIKISGTKEGIEKARHEILLISAEQDKRAVERLDVEKVYHPFIAGPYNKLVRELMQDTGTRINIPPPSVNKTEIVFTGEKEQLAQAVARVKKIYEEKKKKTTTIAVEVKKSQHKYVIGPKGNSLQEILEKTGVSVEIPPTDSSSETLILRGEPEKLGQALTEVYAKANSFTVSSVSAPSWLHRFIIGKKGQNLAKITQQMPKVHIKFTGGEDNITLEGPTEDVHVAQEQIEAMVKELVSWSY; translated from the exons ATGAGCTCGGTGGCACTTTTGACCCAGGAGAGCTTTGCCGAACACCGCAGTGGCTTGACGCAGCAGCAGGTGAAAG TAACAGCTTTAAActctgaagaagagaaggatcCTCCCACCTACGAGGAAGCCTTCCCTGCGCTCCCTGAGAAAGCACCATGTTTGGAAGCTGCCCGGGAACCTGCTGGGCCCTGGAGCAAAATCCGGCCAATAAAGGCTTCTGTCATCACTCAG GTGTTCCATGTGccactggaggagaggaaataCAAGGGCATGAATCAGTTTGGAGAAGGCGAGCAGGCCAAGATCTGCCTTGACATCATGCGGAAGACGGGAGCTCACCTGGAGCTGTCTCTCGCAAAGGACCAGGGCCTTTCGATCGTGGTCTCTGGCAAGGCGGAAGCAGTCACGAAGGCTCGGAAGCAGATTGTCGCTCGACTGCAGACTCGG GCTTCAGCGACAGTTGCCATCCCCAAGGAGCACCACCGTTTTGTCATTGGAAAGAAGGGTGAGAGGCTGCAGGACCTGAAGCTCAAAACTGCAACCAAAATGCAGATCCCCCGCCCAGATGACCCCAGCAACCAGATCAAGATCAGCGGCACTAAAGAAGGGATTGAGAAGGCCCGGCACGAGATCCTGCTTATCTCCGCTGAGCAG GATAAGCGTGCCGTGGAGCGGCTGGACGTGGAGAAAGTGTACCACCCTTTCATTGCTGGCCCTTACAACAAGCTGGTGAGGGAGCTCATGCAGGACACAGGGACGCGCATCAACATTCCTCCACCCAGTGTCAACAAGACCGAGATAGTCTTCACCGGAGAAAAGGAGCAACTAGCCCAGGCTGTGGCTCGCGTTAAGAAGATCTATGAGGAGAAG aaaaagaagactaCTACTATTGCAGTGGAGGTGAAGAAGTCCCAGCACAAGTATGTCATCGGCCCCAAGGGGAATTCCCTGCAGGAGATCTTGGAGAAGACTGGAGTCTCTGTCGAGATCCCACCCACAGACAGTAGCTCGGAGACGCTGATACTGCGAGGCGAGCCTGAGAAACTTGGGCAAGCATTGACTGAAGTCTATGCAAAG gccaacagttttaccgtctcctcggtctctgccccctcttggcttcatcgtttcattattggaaagaaaggacagaacctggccaaaataactcagcagatgccaaag gttcacatcaaattcactggaggagaggataacatcactttggaaggacctacagaagatgtgcatgtggctcaggaacagattgaagccatggTCAAGGagctggtgagctggagttactag